The following DNA comes from Gordonia zhaorongruii.
AGAATCGACACATGCCGAAGTCCATGTGCGTCGAGGTGCTGACCGCGGTCTTCCAGGCGCGCGAGTGCGCCGAGGCCGGATCGGGCCTGTCCGTGCTCCTGACCCACGATCCCCGATCTCCTGCGGATCCGTGGGCGCTTCCCGGTGGTCAGGTCGGCGACCGTGACACCCTCGAGGCCGCCGCACAGCGGCATCTCGGCGAACAGGCCGAGCTGACCCGAATCGCCCATCTCGAACAGCTGTCATTCTTCTCCGAGCCGGATCGGGTGCCGGGCCGCCGAGCCGTCGCCTCGACCTTTCTCGGACTGGTCCCGCGCGACATACCCGCCGAACCCACCACCGGACACGCCGCGTGGCACGACGTCGCGAGCCTCCCGCCGCTCGCATTCGATCACGAGGACGTCGTCACGATGGCTCGGCAGCGCCTTGCGGCGAAACTCTCCTACACCAACATCGCGTTCGCGCTCGCGCCCGGACAGTTCTCGATGTCCGAGCTGTCGGACATCTACGGAGCCGGGCTCGGCTATCCGGTCGACTCGACCAACCTGCTACGGATCCTGTCGCGGCGCGGCGTCGTGGTATCCACCGGAACCGTCGGCCGCACCGGTCGCGCCGGCGGGCGCCCACCCAGTCTGTACGCCTTCGCCGACACCAGACTGCGGGTGACCGACGAATTCGCCACCCTGCGTCCACCCATGTGACCGCGCCTGGTGTGCTCCCGTATCCCGTTGTGCGGGAATGAGTTCGGGTGAGCGCGCCAGGAGTACGCAGATGAGGTACACCAGCACTGCGGTGAACGGCGCGCAGATCAACAACAGCCACGACGGTGTGTGATCGCCGGCGAACCAGAGCCGAACCGTGAGGTCGTAGGTCCCGGGTGAGGCCAGGTCGAGCGGCTCGCGCGTCATCGCCGCTATGCGGGTGCCGATGTCGATCGCCAGCCCCGACGCCGCGATGGCCGA
Coding sequences within:
- a CDS encoding NUDIX hydrolase, producing the protein MPKSMCVEVLTAVFQARECAEAGSGLSVLLTHDPRSPADPWALPGGQVGDRDTLEAAAQRHLGEQAELTRIAHLEQLSFFSEPDRVPGRRAVASTFLGLVPRDIPAEPTTGHAAWHDVASLPPLAFDHEDVVTMARQRLAAKLSYTNIAFALAPGQFSMSELSDIYGAGLGYPVDSTNLLRILSRRGVVVSTGTVGRTGRAGGRPPSLYAFADTRLRVTDEFATLRPPM